A genomic region of Trifolium pratense cultivar HEN17-A07 linkage group LG3, ARS_RC_1.1, whole genome shotgun sequence contains the following coding sequences:
- the LOC123917213 gene encoding receptor-like protein EIX1 isoform X2 — protein sequence MTILTSQMSLLLLLLLSLTTFHKIMSSNEHRLVQCNEKDQEALLIFKKGINDSIGQLSTWLTEKDCCAWEGVHCDNITGRVTELHISQLQGEMNLSILELEFLTYLDLSENEFDVISFTTIQHNITHASNLFYLDLSSTDLQMDNLDWLSPLSSLKYLYLSGIDLHKVTNWLQAVNTLPSLLELQLSECNLNNFTINPSIEYLNLSSLLTLDLSENKFTSQLPNWFFNLTKDLTELMLQENNIHGEIPSSLLNLQNLRYLDLSFNKLQGSLPDGISQLPNIQHLDLNSNMLSGSNIPSTLGNLSYLNYLSIGRNNFSGEISENTFSKLSNLDYLELTSSNFVFQFDLDWVPPFQLSYLFLSNTNQGPNFPSWIYTQKSLQYLDLSSSGISLVDKNKFSSLIERISDYLDLSNNSLTGDISNLTLKGELILYLYRNNFTGGLPNISPNVGDVDFSYNSFSGSIPHSWKNSKYLGSINLWNNKLSGEVLEHVSDWTQLWFLNLGENEFSGTIPIKMSQLFLNLHVLILRANQFEGPIPTQLFNQSYLFHLDLAHNKLSGSMPECIYNLTAMVIFNGEGSIYGSIELFTKGQQYHIKLSKIRKTIDLSANNLSGKVPLELFQLVQLQTLNLSHNNFIGTIPKTIGGMKHVESLDLSNNKLSGEIPQSMALLTFLEVFNLSCNNFHGKIPIGTQLQSFNASSYIGNPDLCGAPLNNCTPKEENPKTATTYPENEDDDSIRESLYLGMGVGFAAGFWGICGSLFLIRKWRHACFRFVDGVGDKLYVTLMVKLNSFRRN from the exons ATGACCATTCTTACTTCACAAATGTCACTTCTTTTGCTTCTACTTTTATCTTTAACCACATTCCACAAAATCATGTCTAGCAATGAACACAGATTGGTTCAATGCAATGAGAAAGATCAAGAGGCGTTGTTAATCTTCAAAAAGGGAATCAATGATAGTATTGGTCAACTATCAACATGGTTAACTGAAAAAGATTGTTGTGCTTGGGAAGGAGTCCACTGCGACAACATTACTGGCAGAGTTACAGAACTTCATATTAGTCAATTGCAAGGTGAGATGAACTTGTCTATCCTCGAACTTGAGTTTCTTACTTACTTGGATTTGAGTGAGAATGAATTTGATGTGATAA GTTTTACAACCATTCAACACAACATCACACATGCATCTAACCTTTTCTACCTTGACTTATCCTCCACTGATCTTCAGATGGATAATCTTGATTGGCTTTCTCCACTTTCTTCTTTGAAATATCTCTACCTTAGTGGAATTGATCTTCATAAGGTAACCAATTGGCTTCAAGCTGTTAATACACTTCCTTCACTATTAGAGTTACAATTGAGTGAGTGTAACCTGAACAACTTCACCATCAACCCATCGATTGAGTATTTGAATTTGTCTTCACTTCTAACTCTTGATCTTTCTGAAAACAAATTCACCTCTCAGTTACCAAATTGGTTTTTTAATCTCACCAAAGATCTCACTGAACTCATGCTTCAAGAAAACAATATACATGGTGAGATACCTTCAAGCTTGCTAAACCTTCAAAATCTGAGATACCTTGATCTCTCTTTTAACAAACTACAAGGATCACTTCCAGATGGAATAAGCCAACTACCAAATATTCAACACCTTGATCTTAACAGTAACATGTTAAGTGGTTCCAATATTCCTTCAACTTTAGGAAACCTCTCATATTTAAATTACTTGTCCATTGGTCGTAATAATTTCTCAGGTGAAATTTCAGAAAATACTTTTTCCAAACTCTCTAATTTAGATTACCTAGAATTGACAAGTTCTAATTTTGTATTCCAATTTGATTTGGATTGGGTTCCTCCTTTTCAACTCAGTTATCTTTTCTTGAGTAATACAAATCAAGGTCCAAACTTTCCTTCTTGGATATATACACAGAAGTCACTGCAATATCTCGACTTATCGAGCTCGGGAATTTCATTGGTAGATAAAAACAAGTTTTCGAGCCTTATAGAAAGAATATCTGATTATCTTGATTTGTCAAACAATTCCTTGACTGGGGACATATCAAACCTAACACTAAAGGGTGAGTTGATTTTATATTTGTATCGCAATAATTTTACAGGAGGACTCCCAAACATATCACCGAATGTCGGTGATGTTGATTTTTCTTACAACTCCTTCTCAGGGTCAATTCCACATAGTTGGAAGAACTCGAAATATTTAGGATCCATTAATTTGTGGAATAATAAGCTATCTGGTGAAGTTCTGGAGCACGTCTCTGATTGGACACAATTGTGGTTCTTGAACTTGggagaaaatgaattttcagGAACCATACCAATCAAGATGTCACAATTATTCTTGAACTTACATGTATTAATATTGAGAGCTAACCAATTTGAAGGGCCTATTCCAACACAATTATTCAATCAATCTTATTTGTTTCATTTAGACCTTGCACATAACAAACTTTCAGGATCTATGCCAGAGTGCATCTACAACTTGACTGCAATGGTTATTTTTAATGGGGAGGGCTCAATTTATGGTTCAATTGAGTTGTTTACAAAAGGTCAACAATATCATATTAAACTTTCCAAAATTAGGAAAACTATTGACCTATCAGCAAATAACTTGTCTGGAAAAGTGCCATTGGAATTATTTCAGCTTGTTCAACTTCAAACCTTAAACTTATCTCACAATAATTTCATTGGAACAATACCAAAGACAATTGGAGGCATGAAACATGTAGAATCTCTCGATCTCTCCAATAATAAGCTTTCTGGTGAAATTCCTCAGAGCATGGCTCTCTTAACCTTCTTGGAGGTTTTTAATTTATCTTGCAACAATTTTCATGGAAAAATCCCAATAGGAACTCAACTTCAAAGTTTTAATGCATCGAGCTACATTGGAAACCCAGACCTATGCGGAGCTCCTCTTAATAATTGTACCCCAAAAGAAGAAAATCCCAAAACTGCAACAACATATCcggagaatgaagatgatgactCCATACGAGAATCATTGTATCTAGGCATGGGAGTTGGATTTGCAGCAGGTTTCTGGGGAATTTGTGGTTCTTTGTTTCTTATTAGGAAATGGAGGCATGCATGCTTTCGGTTTGTTGATGGAGTGGGTGACAAGCTCTATGTAACTTTGATGGTAAAGTTAAATAGTTTTCGCAGAAATTGA
- the LOC123917213 gene encoding receptor-like protein EIX2 isoform X1, translating to MMTIITTQMPLLLLLLLSLTTFHKCMSINDHKWVRCNEKDKETLSIFKKGINDSYGQLSTWSTEKDCCAWKGVSCDNITNRVTKLDLKLPPYRTLTGEINMCILELEFLSYLDLSLNDFDVISFTTIQHNITHASNLFYLDLSNNFVDRSSTLQMNNLDWLSPHSSLKYLNLTGIDLHKVTNWLQAVNTLPSLLELQLSHCYLNNFIINPSIQYLNLSSLLTLDLSVNDITSQLPNWFFNLTKDLTELMLQENNIHGEIPSSLLNLQNLRYLDLSFNELQGSLPDGISQLPNIQHLDLNSNMLSFTTIQHNITHASNLFYLDLSSTDLQMDNLDWLSPLSSLKYLYLSGIDLHKVTNWLQAVNTLPSLLELQLSECNLNNFTINPSIEYLNLSSLLTLDLSENKFTSQLPNWFFNLTKDLTELMLQENNIHGEIPSSLLNLQNLRYLDLSFNKLQGSLPDGISQLPNIQHLDLNSNMLSGSNIPSTLGNLSYLNYLSIGRNNFSGEISENTFSKLSNLDYLELTSSNFVFQFDLDWVPPFQLSYLFLSNTNQGPNFPSWIYTQKSLQYLDLSSSGISLVDKNKFSSLIERISDYLDLSNNSLTGDISNLTLKGELILYLYRNNFTGGLPNISPNVGDVDFSYNSFSGSIPHSWKNSKYLGSINLWNNKLSGEVLEHVSDWTQLWFLNLGENEFSGTIPIKMSQLFLNLHVLILRANQFEGPIPTQLFNQSYLFHLDLAHNKLSGSMPECIYNLTAMVIFNGEGSIYGSIELFTKGQQYHIKLSKIRKTIDLSANNLSGKVPLELFQLVQLQTLNLSHNNFIGTIPKTIGGMKHVESLDLSNNKLSGEIPQSMALLTFLEVFNLSCNNFHGKIPIGTQLQSFNASSYIGNPDLCGAPLNNCTPKEENPKTATTYPENEDDDSIRESLYLGMGVGFAAGFWGICGSLFLIRKWRHACFRFVDGVGDKLYVTLMVKLNSFRRN from the coding sequence ATGATGACAATTATCACTACACAAATGCCACTTCTTTTGCTTCTACTTTTATCTTTAACCACATTTCACAAATGCATGTCAATCAATGATCACAAATGGGTTCGATGcaatgagaaagataaagagaCATTATCAATCTTCAAAAAGGGAATCAATGATAGTTATGGTCAGCTATCAACATGGTCAACCGAAAAAGATTGTTGTGCATGGAAAGGAGTCTCCTGTGACAACATAACCAACAGAGTTACAAAACTTGATCTCAAATTACCACCTTACAGAACTTTGACAGGTGAAATCAATATGTGTATTCTAGAACTTGAGTTTCTCAGTTACTTGGATTTGAGCTTGAATGATTTTGATGTGATAAGTTTTACAACCATTCAACACAACATCACACATGCATCTAACCTTTTCTACCTTGACTTATCCAACAACTTTGTAGATAGAAGTAGTACTCTTCAGATGAATAATCTTGATTGGCTTTCTCCACATTCTTCATTGAAATATCTGAACCTTACTGGAATTGATCTTCATAAGGTAACCAATTGGCTTCAAGCTGTTAATACACTTCCTTCACTATTAGAGTTACAGTTGAGTCATTGTTACCTAAACAACTTCATCATCAACCCATCTATTCAGTATTTGAATTTGTCTTCACTTCTAACTCTTGATCTTTCTGTCAACGACATCACCTCTCAGTTACCAAATTGGTTTTTTAATCTCACCAAAGATCTCACTGAACTCATGCTTCAAGAAAACAATATACATGGTGAGATACCTTCAAGCTTGCTAAACCTTCAAAATCTGAGATACCTTGATCTCTCTTTTAACGAACTACAAGGATCACTTCCAGATGGAATAAGCCAACTACCAAATATTCAACACCTTGACCTTAACAGTAACATGTTAAGTTTTACAACCATTCAACACAACATCACACATGCATCTAACCTTTTCTACCTTGACTTATCCTCCACTGATCTTCAGATGGATAATCTTGATTGGCTTTCTCCACTTTCTTCTTTGAAATATCTCTACCTTAGTGGAATTGATCTTCATAAGGTAACCAATTGGCTTCAAGCTGTTAATACACTTCCTTCACTATTAGAGTTACAATTGAGTGAGTGTAACCTGAACAACTTCACCATCAACCCATCGATTGAGTATTTGAATTTGTCTTCACTTCTAACTCTTGATCTTTCTGAAAACAAATTCACCTCTCAGTTACCAAATTGGTTTTTTAATCTCACCAAAGATCTCACTGAACTCATGCTTCAAGAAAACAATATACATGGTGAGATACCTTCAAGCTTGCTAAACCTTCAAAATCTGAGATACCTTGATCTCTCTTTTAACAAACTACAAGGATCACTTCCAGATGGAATAAGCCAACTACCAAATATTCAACACCTTGATCTTAACAGTAACATGTTAAGTGGTTCCAATATTCCTTCAACTTTAGGAAACCTCTCATATTTAAATTACTTGTCCATTGGTCGTAATAATTTCTCAGGTGAAATTTCAGAAAATACTTTTTCCAAACTCTCTAATTTAGATTACCTAGAATTGACAAGTTCTAATTTTGTATTCCAATTTGATTTGGATTGGGTTCCTCCTTTTCAACTCAGTTATCTTTTCTTGAGTAATACAAATCAAGGTCCAAACTTTCCTTCTTGGATATATACACAGAAGTCACTGCAATATCTCGACTTATCGAGCTCGGGAATTTCATTGGTAGATAAAAACAAGTTTTCGAGCCTTATAGAAAGAATATCTGATTATCTTGATTTGTCAAACAATTCCTTGACTGGGGACATATCAAACCTAACACTAAAGGGTGAGTTGATTTTATATTTGTATCGCAATAATTTTACAGGAGGACTCCCAAACATATCACCGAATGTCGGTGATGTTGATTTTTCTTACAACTCCTTCTCAGGGTCAATTCCACATAGTTGGAAGAACTCGAAATATTTAGGATCCATTAATTTGTGGAATAATAAGCTATCTGGTGAAGTTCTGGAGCACGTCTCTGATTGGACACAATTGTGGTTCTTGAACTTGggagaaaatgaattttcagGAACCATACCAATCAAGATGTCACAATTATTCTTGAACTTACATGTATTAATATTGAGAGCTAACCAATTTGAAGGGCCTATTCCAACACAATTATTCAATCAATCTTATTTGTTTCATTTAGACCTTGCACATAACAAACTTTCAGGATCTATGCCAGAGTGCATCTACAACTTGACTGCAATGGTTATTTTTAATGGGGAGGGCTCAATTTATGGTTCAATTGAGTTGTTTACAAAAGGTCAACAATATCATATTAAACTTTCCAAAATTAGGAAAACTATTGACCTATCAGCAAATAACTTGTCTGGAAAAGTGCCATTGGAATTATTTCAGCTTGTTCAACTTCAAACCTTAAACTTATCTCACAATAATTTCATTGGAACAATACCAAAGACAATTGGAGGCATGAAACATGTAGAATCTCTCGATCTCTCCAATAATAAGCTTTCTGGTGAAATTCCTCAGAGCATGGCTCTCTTAACCTTCTTGGAGGTTTTTAATTTATCTTGCAACAATTTTCATGGAAAAATCCCAATAGGAACTCAACTTCAAAGTTTTAATGCATCGAGCTACATTGGAAACCCAGACCTATGCGGAGCTCCTCTTAATAATTGTACCCCAAAAGAAGAAAATCCCAAAACTGCAACAACATATCcggagaatgaagatgatgactCCATACGAGAATCATTGTATCTAGGCATGGGAGTTGGATTTGCAGCAGGTTTCTGGGGAATTTGTGGTTCTTTGTTTCTTATTAGGAAATGGAGGCATGCATGCTTTCGGTTTGTTGATGGAGTGGGTGACAAGCTCTATGTAACTTTGATGGTAAAGTTAAATAGTTTTCGCAGAAATTGA
- the LOC123917223 gene encoding protein MEI2-like 2: protein MDKHSGDSLPVHGAAGLSGISSLNIPNKVGSGAWRIPHTTDVFHDSNDVSLFSTSLPVLPHEKLNLTDSEQDSEQYGQPVDDNLLTLGKVHKEDEGHDPFDDDFETSAIGNMLPDDEDELLAGIMDDFDLSRLPNQLEDLDENDLFVNGGGFEMDFEPQESLSFGISKMSISDGIASNGIGPYAIPNGVATVAGEHPYGEHPSRTLFVRNINSNVEDSELRTLFEQYGDIRTLYTACKHRGFVMISYYDIRAARTAMRALQNKPLRRRKLDIHFSIPKDNPSEKDINQGTLVVFNLDPSVSNDDLRQIFGAYGEVKEIRETPHKRHHKFIEFYDVRAADAALKALNRSDIAGKRIKLEPSRPGGARRNLMQQLTQELEQDEARTFRSQVGSPIAHSPPGSWAQFSSPVEPNPLGSYSKSPGLGQASPISTNHLSGLAAILSPHASTSPKIAPIGKDPGRVSSHMFANSGSTQGVAFQHSISFPEQKVNASPRPISAFGETNSSSSSVGTLSGPQFLWGSPTPYSEHSNTSAWSASSLGHPFTSSSQRQGFPYTGHRNPFIGSQHHHHVGSAPSGLPLERNFRYFPESPDASLMSPIGFGNSNHGDGNFMMNMGSRSSVGLGLGLSATTSEIGSPNFGMMSLPGHGSLFLGNSLYAGPGLSSIEGFGDRGRSRRPDNNVNQIESKKLYQLDLDKIINGEDTRTTLMIKNIPNKYTSKMLLAAIDENHQGTYDFLYLPIDFKNKCNVGYAFINMVSPSHIVAFYKAFNGKKWEKFNSEKVASLAYARIQGKAALVMHFQNSSLMNEDKRCRPILFHSEGQDTSDQEHFLSSNLNICIRQPDGSYSGDMLESPKGNSDENLEKD from the exons ATGGACAAACATTCTGGGGATTCTTTGCCAGTTCATGGTGCTGCAG GGCTATCTGGGATTTCTTCGCTTAATATTCCGAATAAAGTGGGAAGTGGCGCATGGAGAATACCACACACAACTGATGTATTTCATGATTCAAATGATGTTAGCTTGTTTTCTACTTCGCTGCCTGTTCTTCCACATGAAAAGT TAAATTTGACTGATTCTGAACAAGATTCTGAACAATATGGTCAACCGGTGGATGATAACTTGCTAACATTAGGAAAAGTTCACAAAGAGGACGAAGGACATGATCCTTTTGACGATGATTTTGAAACCAGCGCCATTGGAAACATGCTTCCTGATGATGAAGACGAGCTTTTAGCTGGGATAATGGATGATTTTGACCTTAGTAGGTTACCAAATCAACTCGAGGATTTGGATGAAAATGATCTGTTTGTTAATGGAGGGGGATTTGAAATGGATTTTGAACCCCAAGAGAGTCTTAGTTTTGGTATTTCAAAGATGAGCATATCCGATGGGATTGCTTCAAATGGTATTGGACCTTATGCAATCCCAAATGGCGTGGCAACAGTGGCTGGGGAGCATCCGTATGGTGAGCATCCATCTAGGACATTGTTTGTTCGAAACATCAACAGTAATGTCGAGGACTCGGAATTAAGAACTCTATTTGAG CAATATGGGGATATCAGAACTTTGTACACTGCATGCAAGCACAGGGGCTTCGTGATGATATCTTACTATGACATTCGAGCTGCTCGCACTGCAATGCGTGCTTTACAAAACAAACCCCTGAGACGAAGAAAACTTGATATTCATTTTTCAATTCCTAAG GATAACCCCTCGGAAAAAGATATAAATCAAGGAACTCTCGTAGTGTTCAATTTAGATCCATCAGTATCAAATGACGACCTTCGCCAAATATTTGGAGCTTATGGTGAGGTCAAGGAG ATCAGGGAAACACCACATAAGAGACACCATAAGTTTATTGAATTTTATGATGTTAGAGCAGCAGATGCAGCTCTTAAAGCATTGAATCGAAGTGACATTGCCGGCAAACGCATAAAACTTGAACCTAGCCGCCCTGGTGGGGCACGCAGAAA CTTGATGCAACAACTGACTCAAGAACTGGAACAAGATGAAGCTCGAACTTTTAGGAGTCAAGTGGGTTCACCTATAGCCCATTCTCCCCCAG GTAGCTGGGCGCAATTTAGTAGTCCTGTTGAACCTAATCCATTAGGTTCTTATAGCAAGTCTCCTGGTTTGGGTCAGGCCAGCCCTATAAGCACCAACCATTTATCTGGATTGGCTGCAATTCTTTCCCCTCATGCATCAACATCTCCCAAAATTGCGCCTATTGGCAAGGACCCTGGAAGAGTTTCAAGTCATATGTTTGCCAACTCTGGATCAACACAAGGAGTAGCTTTTCAGCATTCTATCTCCTTTCCTGAACAAAAAGTAAATGCAAGTCCTAGGCCTATATCTGCTTTTGGTGAAACAAATTCAAGTTCATCGAGTGTTGGAACACTGTCTGGTCCTCAATTTCTTTGGGGAAGCCCGACTCCTTACTCGGAGCATTCAAACACATCTGCCTGGTCTGCATCTTCCCTTGGGCATCCATTTACATCTAGTAGCCAGAGGCAGGGTTTCCCATACACGGGTCATCGCAATCCTTTTATTGGCTCTCAGCACCATCATCATGTAGGATCTGCTCCTTCTGGCCTTCCTCTTGAACGAAATTTCAGATACTTTCCAGAGTCACCTGATGCTTCTCTCATGAGCCCCATCGGATTTGGGAATTCAAATCACGGTGATGGGAATTTTATGATGAACATGGGTTCCCGTTCATCTGTCGGGCTTGGTCTTGGCCTTTCAGCAACTACCAGCGAAATTGGTTCACCTAATTTCGGAATGATGTCCCTACCTGGTCATGGTTCCTTGTTTCTTGGAAATAGTTTGTATGCCGGACCAGGATTATCTAGCATTGAAGGATTTGGTGATCGTGGACGAAGTAGGCGACCTGACAATAATGTGAACCAAATTGAGAGTAAGAAGCTTTACCAGCTTGATCTTGACAAAATCATCAATGGTGAAGATACAAGGACTACATTAATGATTAAAAACATTCCTAACAA GTACACTTCGAAGATGCTGCTTGCTGCAATTGATGAAAATCACCAGGGAACTTATGATTTCCTCTACTTGCCAATTGATTTTAAA AATAAGTGCAATGTGGGTTATGCTTTCATCAATATGGTCTCTCCTTCACACATCGTCGCCTTCTATAAG GCCTTTAACGGGAAGAAATGGGAGAAGTTTAATAGCGAAAAAGTTGCTTCACTGGCATATGCACGGATTCAAGGAAAGGCTGCACTTGTGATGCATTTTCAGAATTCAAGCTTAATGAATGAGGATAAGCGGTGTAGGCCGATCCTCTTTCATTCAGAAGGCCAAGATACTAGTGACCAG GAACATTTTCTATCCAGCAACTTGAATATATGCATTCGTCAACCGGATGGATCTTACTCAGGTGATATGTTGGAGAGCCCAAAGGGCAATTCGGACGAGAACCTCGAGAAAGATTAA